One region of Chlamydia psittaci 6BC genomic DNA includes:
- a CDS encoding CT620/CT621 family type III secretion system effector, with protein MSSFYIQNRPKTVSGDGLFNIKLDHKFSNFNPKAQPAIDIETLNSGLYALKRLASIIEAGNIHASMLLNPNNTIFPSPPIAPKPHSVKLIGSAQSTAEAIAGIQGTTAVTLVPLILDGLQTFIESTPEVNLAQISSIILSIALITPLKDKPSLSLDEQKRVFNNCYEPQKKEILNQIKKEQATEIQKGKDALSEKLTSAGATEEEIEKALEEYENEFTSDFFDAHVEKQLMTYRSTIGGATSTMMNNIKALAVSVPKPNKDNVNSVNGMVMLHAIFNGLTDAVNKEPALGGEEEVIKTQLALSGYLSKESLTEQDLQVIYTASQLPSKTTLDTYLKPRDAAIYREGITAAYQTAVQNLTSVRSDIENEKQTLENQLATFQQAESCFTSWVNGSKTITGAKEYTSEIITGAMEASAGLNSLSQMQANLKDEEKQIFNTYVPKYLDLTIGNETKVTQFIAKIDSFQEISEYTLNNAVTSDVTVKTVLKQKAEAIKNNPFYSTVSQQITTIANNALTNYIQDNGGYQIPKFDDFAQKELKPITSNTNGFSDQATTVLQGFKTAADAHIKELQQQITDLEKKYTDLNPANASFTDERKVAVESWLNSESLGSAFIYLILNSQLPKQSAFLNPLIEEINFNNLAANAINDLLKITNHFSTTSVYYNLSSYLIQSKEGKDLFCGDYFETCLALSREKEYIARDTDRCRRAQAFVNGLLDKIKKLPGISSSQQSEMLDATSNYMYSLSITFNQLNVLNALLSNLHITPQKDKDNAYRKTVFKIEGPKDWIPTLASLEGFISNGFPHGTPTGGLGPLFTQIQSDQQNYTTQGQTQQLNLQNQMTNVQQEWTLVSTSMQVLNQILSKLVGEIYPN; from the coding sequence ATGTCTTCTTTCTATATACAAAACAGACCGAAAACAGTTTCAGGTGATGGTTTATTTAATATTAAATTAGACCACAAATTTTCTAATTTTAATCCTAAAGCTCAGCCTGCTATAGACATAGAAACATTAAATTCTGGATTGTACGCCTTAAAACGTTTAGCATCTATTATAGAAGCAGGAAATATCCACGCTTCTATGTTGTTAAACCCTAACAATACTATATTCCCCTCTCCTCCTATAGCGCCTAAACCTCATTCAGTAAAGCTCATAGGTTCAGCCCAAAGTACTGCAGAAGCTATTGCCGGGATTCAAGGTACAACAGCTGTAACTCTTGTCCCGCTCATTCTTGATGGCTTACAGACGTTCATCGAGTCTACTCCCGAAGTTAATTTGGCACAGATATCTTCCATTATTCTATCTATTGCCTTAATCACACCTCTGAAAGATAAACCTAGTTTAAGTCTGGATGAGCAGAAAAGAGTGTTTAATAATTGCTATGAGCCTCAAAAGAAAGAAATCCTGAACCAAATCAAAAAAGAACAAGCTACTGAAATTCAGAAAGGAAAAGACGCCCTATCAGAAAAACTCACATCTGCAGGAGCAACTGAAGAAGAAATTGAGAAAGCCCTTGAAGAATACGAGAATGAATTTACATCTGACTTTTTTGATGCTCACGTTGAAAAGCAACTCATGACTTACCGATCCACCATTGGTGGAGCAACCTCCACAATGATGAATAATATAAAAGCTCTGGCAGTATCAGTCCCTAAGCCTAATAAAGATAATGTTAATAGTGTTAATGGCATGGTAATGCTACATGCTATTTTTAACGGTCTCACAGATGCTGTTAATAAGGAGCCTGCGCTTGGAGGGGAAGAAGAAGTTATTAAAACCCAACTAGCTCTAAGTGGTTATCTCTCTAAAGAATCATTAACAGAACAAGATTTACAAGTTATTTATACAGCATCGCAACTTCCTAGTAAAACAACTCTCGATACATATTTAAAACCTAGGGATGCTGCTATATACCGTGAGGGCATTACAGCCGCATATCAAACTGCTGTACAAAATCTGACTTCAGTTCGTTCTGACATAGAAAATGAAAAACAGACTTTAGAAAATCAATTAGCAACATTCCAACAAGCGGAAAGTTGCTTTACATCCTGGGTAAATGGCTCTAAAACTATTACTGGAGCCAAAGAATATACATCTGAGATTATAACAGGAGCCATGGAGGCTAGCGCGGGCCTGAATAGTCTATCCCAAATGCAGGCAAATCTAAAAGATGAAGAAAAACAGATTTTTAATACCTATGTTCCTAAATATCTCGATCTTACTATAGGAAATGAAACTAAAGTTACTCAATTTATTGCAAAGATAGACTCTTTTCAGGAAATTTCAGAATACACTTTAAATAATGCCGTAACTAGTGACGTAACAGTCAAGACTGTCCTAAAACAAAAAGCCGAGGCTATTAAGAATAACCCTTTTTACTCTACAGTTAGTCAACAAATTACAACAATAGCTAACAATGCATTAACTAACTATATTCAAGACAACGGTGGTTATCAAATTCCAAAATTCGATGATTTTGCCCAGAAAGAATTAAAACCCATTACTAGTAATACAAACGGCTTCTCGGACCAAGCAACCACAGTATTACAAGGCTTTAAAACAGCAGCTGATGCACATATAAAAGAACTCCAACAACAAATCACGGATTTAGAAAAAAAATACACCGATTTAAACCCCGCAAATGCGAGTTTCACTGACGAACGCAAAGTAGCTGTTGAAAGCTGGTTAAATTCTGAGAGCTTGGGTTCTGCCTTTATTTATCTTATATTAAACTCTCAATTGCCCAAGCAATCTGCGTTCTTAAACCCTTTAATCGAAGAAATTAATTTTAATAACCTTGCTGCAAATGCGATTAATGATCTCTTAAAAATCACTAACCACTTTTCTACGACTTCTGTTTACTACAACCTTTCCTCCTATCTCATCCAAAGTAAAGAAGGCAAAGATTTATTTTGCGGGGACTATTTTGAAACTTGCTTAGCCTTATCTAGGGAAAAAGAATACATTGCTCGGGACACAGATCGTTGTCGACGGGCTCAAGCATTTGTGAACGGTTTACTTGATAAGATCAAAAAACTCCCAGGAATTTCTTCATCTCAACAATCGGAGATGCTTGATGCAACCTCAAACTACATGTACTCACTGTCCATTACATTTAATCAACTGAATGTTTTGAACGCGCTCTTATCCAATCTTCACATTACACCTCAGAAAGACAAGGATAATGCGTACAGAAAAACCGTTTTTAAAATAGAAGGTCCTAAAGACTGGATCCCAACTCTAGCTAGCTTAGAAGGTTTTATTTCCAATGGGTTCCCTCACGGTACACCTACCGGAGGATTAGGACCTTTATTCACTCAGATTCAATCTGACCAACAAAACTACACTACTCAAGGACAGACACAACAGTTAAACCTGCAAAATCAGATGACTAACGTACAACAAGAATGGACGTTGGTCTCGACATCGATGCAAGTGCTTAACCAGATCCTTTCCAAACTCGTAGGTGAAATTTACCCTAATTAG
- a CDS encoding lipid II flippase MurJ — MNKKDGQGSVASSLFNLLSGTFFSRVTGMLREIVMAAYFGADPLVAAFWLAFRTIFFLRKILGGPILGLAFIPHFEFLRAQDTSRAAFFFKSFSRFFCYNACAFTLIIEIGLGIWLYHAQGNLADALLLTMILLPSGIFLMMYTVNSALLHCEKRFLSVGLAPAVVNVLWILTVFLARHSDPRQRIIGLSVVLVIGFVLEWSVTLPGVNKFLGTATTPPKERDSIKALIAPLSLGLLSMGVFQINLLTDMCLARYIHEVGPLYLMYSIRIQQLPVHLFGLGVFTVLLPAISRCVQEDNNEEGYELMKFALNLTVSVMVIMTVGLLLLALPGVRVLYEHGLFPTSAVHAIVQVLRGYSGSIIPMALIPLISVLFYARRHYTIPLVIGIFAAIANMVLNVIFGCWLIKHVSGLAYATSLVSWVQLYFLWQCASKKHPAYSGLMWITFKRSIKVVGVTSLAFIVTLGTNILTHTTYVVFLEPYTPLAWSLSSFVAQSAAFFSESVIFLAFLFGFAKLLRVEDLVNLTSFQYWKGRRGSLHSSSVVQDSQN; from the coding sequence ATGAATAAAAAAGACGGCCAGGGATCAGTAGCCAGCTCACTTTTTAATTTATTGTCAGGAACCTTTTTTAGTCGTGTAACAGGAATGTTACGCGAAATTGTGATGGCAGCGTATTTTGGAGCAGATCCTTTAGTGGCAGCTTTCTGGTTGGCATTCAGAACGATTTTCTTTTTAAGAAAAATCCTCGGAGGACCCATTTTAGGACTGGCTTTTATTCCCCACTTTGAATTTCTACGAGCACAAGATACAAGCCGTGCCGCATTTTTCTTTAAGAGTTTCTCTCGATTTTTCTGTTATAACGCTTGCGCTTTCACATTAATTATAGAAATCGGCTTAGGGATATGGCTGTATCATGCCCAAGGGAACCTTGCCGATGCCTTACTGTTAACTATGATTCTTCTGCCATCAGGGATCTTCCTGATGATGTATACAGTAAATTCTGCCTTACTTCATTGTGAAAAAAGATTTCTCAGTGTGGGTTTAGCTCCTGCTGTTGTCAATGTTCTGTGGATTCTTACTGTATTTCTCGCAAGACATAGTGATCCAAGACAACGGATTATAGGACTATCTGTCGTTCTTGTTATCGGGTTTGTTTTAGAGTGGTCTGTCACCCTACCTGGCGTGAATAAGTTTCTGGGGACAGCAACAACCCCACCTAAGGAACGTGATAGTATAAAAGCTTTGATTGCGCCATTGTCTTTGGGATTACTGTCCATGGGTGTGTTTCAGATCAATCTTTTAACCGATATGTGTTTAGCACGCTATATACATGAAGTCGGTCCGTTATACTTAATGTACTCGATACGCATCCAGCAACTGCCTGTACATTTGTTTGGTCTTGGAGTCTTTACTGTGCTCTTGCCTGCCATCTCTCGTTGTGTTCAAGAAGATAATAATGAAGAAGGCTACGAACTTATGAAGTTTGCTTTGAACCTGACTGTATCTGTGATGGTCATCATGACTGTAGGTTTGTTGCTTCTTGCTCTTCCTGGCGTGCGTGTGTTGTATGAACACGGTTTGTTCCCAACAAGTGCTGTTCACGCAATTGTGCAAGTTTTACGTGGCTATAGCGGGAGTATCATTCCTATGGCTCTCATACCGCTGATCTCTGTACTCTTTTATGCACGTCGTCATTACACCATACCCTTAGTCATAGGTATCTTTGCTGCTATAGCAAACATGGTGCTCAATGTGATTTTTGGTTGTTGGTTGATAAAACACGTTTCAGGCCTAGCCTACGCCACATCTCTTGTTTCCTGGGTTCAGTTATACTTCCTCTGGCAATGTGCATCAAAAAAACATCCTGCATATTCAGGTTTAATGTGGATTACTTTTAAACGTTCTATAAAGGTTGTTGGTGTCACGAGTTTAGCCTTCATCGTTACCCTAGGGACTAATATTCTTACACATACTACTTATGTGGTTTTCCTTGAGCCCTACACACCACTAGCCTGGTCGTTATCATCTTTTGTAGCGCAAAGCGCTGCTTTTTTCTCTGAAAGTGTCATTTTCTTGGCTTTTTTGTTTGGTTTTGCAAAACTGCTTCGAGTAGAAGATCTTGTAAACTTAACATCTTTTCAATATTGGAAAGGACGCCGAGGCTCTTTGCATAGCTCTTCCGTTGTGCAAGATAGTCAAAATTAG
- a CDS encoding rhodanese-related sulfurtransferase: protein MKKNYYALAYYYLTRVDNPQQEIALHKKLFKNLDVSCRIYISEQGINGQFSGYQPDAEYYMNWLRQRPGFSNVKFKIHHIEENIFPRVTVKYRKELVALGCDVDLSNQGKHISPQEWHEKLEENRCLVLDVRNNYEWKIGHFENAVLPDIRTFREFPDYAERLSKEHDPATTPVMMYCTGGIRCELYSSLLLEKGFKEVYQLDGGVIAYGQAVGTGKWRGKLFVFDDRLAVPIDEADTDVAPIASCSHCETPCDTYYNCANTDCNNLFICCKDCIHSTKGCCSQECSQAPRIRSFSPCRGNKPFRRMHLCEVQKEKEEAASCCCLH from the coding sequence ATGAAAAAGAATTATTACGCTTTAGCTTATTATTATTTGACTCGTGTAGATAATCCTCAACAGGAAATTGCGTTGCACAAGAAACTATTTAAAAATTTAGATGTTTCTTGTCGTATCTACATATCTGAACAAGGGATTAATGGCCAGTTTAGCGGTTATCAACCCGATGCAGAGTACTACATGAACTGGCTAAGACAGCGTCCTGGATTTTCAAATGTAAAATTTAAAATCCATCACATTGAAGAAAATATTTTCCCTCGTGTAACTGTAAAATATCGCAAAGAGCTTGTAGCTCTTGGTTGCGACGTAGATTTGTCTAATCAAGGGAAGCATATTTCTCCTCAAGAGTGGCATGAGAAGCTCGAGGAGAATCGCTGTCTAGTTTTAGATGTAAGAAATAATTACGAATGGAAGATAGGGCATTTTGAAAATGCTGTTCTTCCAGACATTCGGACTTTTCGGGAATTTCCTGATTATGCTGAACGGTTGTCTAAGGAACACGACCCAGCTACCACCCCTGTGATGATGTATTGTACTGGTGGAATACGTTGTGAGCTGTACTCTTCCCTCCTTTTAGAAAAAGGTTTTAAAGAAGTGTATCAACTGGATGGTGGTGTGATCGCTTATGGTCAGGCTGTAGGCACAGGTAAATGGCGAGGCAAGCTATTCGTATTTGATGATCGTTTAGCTGTACCTATTGATGAAGCAGATACCGACGTTGCTCCTATCGCCTCGTGCTCACATTGTGAGACTCCCTGTGACACCTACTACAACTGTGCGAATACAGACTGTAATAATTTATTCATTTGTTGTAAGGATTGTATCCATTCAACAAAAGGATGTTGTTCTCAAGAGTGTTCTCAAGCACCTCGGATTCGCTCCTTTTCCCCTTGTAGAGGAAACAAGCCTTTCCGCCGTATGCATCTATGTGAAGTACAGAAAGAGAAGGAAGAAGCTGCCAGCTGCTGCTGTCTACACTAG
- a CDS encoding deoxyribonuclease IV: MQVFPPPQVPLLGAHTSTAGGLQNAIYEGHEIGASTVQMFTANQRQWRRRPLNDGLINSFKTALEETSLSYIMSHAGYLINPGAPNPEILEKSRICIQQEIQDCLSLGITFVNFHPGAAVNDTKEACLDRIVSSFSLVEPLFEDSPPLVVLLETTAGQGTLVGSTFEELGYLIDKLKHKIPVGVCIDTCHIFASGYDITSPESWKQVLKNFDDAIGLSYLRAFHLNDSMFPLGKHKDRHAPLGEGDIGMESFKFLMTDEQTRMIPKYLETPGGPDLWTKEIRQLKSFQK; encoded by the coding sequence ATGCAGGTATTTCCGCCTCCCCAAGTCCCTTTATTAGGTGCGCATACATCCACCGCAGGAGGACTTCAAAACGCCATTTACGAAGGGCATGAAATTGGGGCTTCCACCGTTCAAATGTTTACAGCCAATCAAAGACAGTGGCGTAGACGCCCTCTCAATGATGGTTTAATAAATTCGTTCAAAACAGCTCTTGAAGAGACTTCTCTATCTTATATTATGAGCCACGCTGGCTATTTAATTAATCCTGGGGCTCCTAATCCAGAAATCCTAGAAAAAAGCCGCATTTGCATACAGCAAGAGATCCAAGATTGTCTATCTTTAGGAATTACCTTTGTTAACTTCCACCCAGGAGCAGCTGTCAATGACACTAAAGAAGCTTGCTTAGACAGGATTGTTTCAAGTTTTTCCTTGGTTGAGCCTCTATTCGAAGACTCCCCGCCTCTTGTTGTTCTTTTGGAAACTACTGCAGGACAAGGTACACTTGTCGGCAGTACTTTTGAAGAACTTGGTTACCTCATAGACAAACTTAAGCATAAAATCCCGGTAGGAGTTTGCATAGATACTTGTCATATCTTTGCTTCTGGTTATGATATTACCTCTCCAGAGTCTTGGAAGCAAGTGCTCAAAAATTTTGATGATGCGATAGGCTTGTCATATTTAAGAGCCTTTCATCTTAATGACTCCATGTTTCCTCTGGGGAAACACAAGGATCGTCACGCGCCCCTTGGAGAAGGAGATATAGGGATGGAAAGTTTTAAATTTCTTATGACTGACGAACAAACACGGATGATTCCCAAATATTTAGAGACTCCTGGAGGTCCAGACTTATGGACAAAGGAAATTCGGCAGTTGAAAAGCTTTCAGAAATAA
- a CDS encoding MFS transporter, with the protein MDISIQKKSFRALVITHFLTILNDNLYKFLLVFFLLEGKSLTENAKILSYVSLCFALPFLLLAPLAGSLSDRYQKRNIILATRLIEIVCTSLGLYFFYIHSVVGGYVVLILMASHTAIFGPAKMGILPEMLPLDYLSRANGIMTAVTYTGSILGSCFAPLLVDLTKNLPINCYVLSTSFCVVSSIVSTFVSLGIRSSNFKNRSQKITYASFKDLWEIFKDTRHVHYLTLSIFLVALFLLVGAYVQVEIIPFVEFTLGYPKHYGGYLFPIVALGVGVGSYITGWISGKDIKLGYVPVMTLGLGFAFMGLYAVSCSLVGVMFFLLLLGFLGGVYQVPLHAYIQYASPEHKRGQILAANNFLDFVGVLIAAAVVRILGSGLSLPPETSFLYMGILIFCLGLWILWIWKELVYRLVLSAVLTKQLGSYLKLPKSLIPVCYLVPTHSYREVRRVLAMLPKTVRTTVVILDQKLQPGWTTRLISYCVPTVICDLHETSDRSMKEAWAVLQAKRLHMLLKKQPDLCVICLGKEENIEIFSKVVLEQGISMRTIHLVSKKASYRRNRYSLSLNQADET; encoded by the coding sequence ATGGATATATCAATACAGAAAAAATCTTTTCGTGCCTTAGTAATAACGCATTTTCTTACGATACTAAATGATAATCTTTACAAGTTTCTTTTAGTCTTTTTTCTGCTTGAAGGAAAAAGTTTAACAGAGAATGCAAAGATACTATCTTACGTAAGTTTGTGTTTCGCTTTACCGTTTCTTTTGCTAGCACCTTTGGCAGGAAGTTTATCAGATAGATATCAGAAACGAAACATTATCTTAGCCACACGTCTTATTGAAATTGTTTGTACTTCACTGGGCTTATACTTTTTCTATATCCATTCTGTCGTCGGCGGGTATGTAGTTTTGATCCTCATGGCTAGTCATACGGCTATTTTTGGTCCTGCAAAGATGGGGATTCTCCCAGAGATGTTACCTCTAGATTATTTATCTAGAGCTAATGGAATCATGACCGCAGTAACTTATACTGGAAGTATCTTAGGATCTTGTTTTGCTCCTTTACTTGTCGATCTTACAAAGAACCTTCCAATTAACTGCTATGTTCTTTCAACGTCGTTTTGCGTGGTTTCTTCGATCGTAAGTACTTTTGTTTCCTTAGGCATACGTTCAAGTAACTTTAAAAATCGTAGTCAAAAAATTACTTATGCTAGCTTTAAAGATCTCTGGGAAATCTTTAAAGATACACGTCATGTACATTACCTAACCCTCTCTATTTTCTTAGTCGCTCTTTTTCTTCTGGTTGGAGCTTATGTACAAGTCGAAATCATTCCTTTTGTAGAGTTTACTTTAGGTTATCCTAAGCATTACGGAGGTTATCTATTTCCTATTGTAGCTTTGGGCGTTGGAGTGGGTTCCTATATTACAGGATGGATTTCAGGAAAAGATATTAAGTTGGGGTATGTGCCTGTCATGACCTTAGGGTTAGGCTTTGCCTTTATGGGACTTTATGCTGTTTCCTGTTCTTTAGTTGGGGTGATGTTCTTCCTATTACTGTTAGGATTCTTAGGTGGGGTATATCAAGTTCCTCTACACGCCTATATACAATATGCAAGTCCTGAACATAAGCGCGGGCAAATTCTTGCAGCAAATAATTTCTTGGATTTTGTCGGTGTATTAATCGCAGCAGCAGTTGTCAGGATTTTGGGATCCGGATTGAGTTTGCCACCAGAGACGAGCTTCCTATACATGGGAATCCTCATTTTCTGCCTCGGCTTGTGGATTCTATGGATTTGGAAAGAGTTGGTATATCGTTTAGTACTCAGTGCTGTATTAACAAAACAACTAGGAAGTTATCTTAAGCTTCCAAAATCACTCATACCTGTTTGCTATTTGGTGCCCACCCACTCTTATCGAGAAGTCCGGCGTGTATTAGCCATGCTACCAAAAACTGTACGCACGACTGTGGTGATACTAGATCAAAAACTACAACCTGGTTGGACAACTAGATTAATTTCGTACTGTGTTCCTACAGTCATATGCGATCTTCATGAAACAAGCGATCGAAGTATGAAAGAGGCTTGGGCAGTTTTGCAAGCTAAACGCTTACACATGTTGTTGAAAAAGCAACCGGATTTGTGTGTGATATGTCTAGGTAAAGAAGAGAATATTGAAATATTTTCTAAGGTGGTGTTGGAACAGGGAATTAGTATGAGAACTATTCATTTGGTATCCAAGAAAGCATCTTACCGAAGAAATAGGTATAGTCTATCCTTGAACCAAGCCGATGAAACTTAG
- the rpsD gene encoding 30S ribosomal protein S4, whose amino-acid sequence MARYCGPKNRIARRFGANIFGRSRNPLLKKPHPPGQHGMQRKKKSDYGLQLEEKQKLKACYGMILEKQLVKAFKEVVNKQGSVTKMFLERFECRLDNMVYRMGFAKTIFAAQQLVAHGHVLVNGKKVDRRSFFLRPGMQVSLKEKSRKLQSVKESLENKDESSFPSYISVDKSNFKGELLVSPEQDQIEAQLPLPVDVSVVCEFLSHRT is encoded by the coding sequence ATGGCTCGATATTGTGGCCCTAAAAATAGAATAGCAAGGCGTTTTGGAGCGAATATTTTTGGAAGAAGCCGAAACCCTCTGCTCAAAAAGCCCCATCCTCCAGGTCAGCACGGTATGCAGAGAAAGAAAAAGTCTGACTACGGTCTTCAGCTAGAGGAAAAGCAAAAGCTAAAAGCTTGTTATGGCATGATCCTAGAAAAGCAACTAGTTAAAGCTTTCAAGGAAGTTGTCAACAAGCAGGGCAGCGTCACCAAGATGTTCTTAGAAAGATTTGAGTGCCGTCTTGACAATATGGTGTATCGCATGGGGTTTGCAAAAACTATTTTTGCAGCTCAACAATTGGTTGCTCATGGTCATGTATTGGTGAATGGGAAAAAAGTCGATAGAAGATCTTTCTTCCTACGTCCTGGTATGCAAGTTTCTTTAAAAGAAAAATCAAGAAAGTTACAGTCGGTTAAAGAGTCTTTGGAAAATAAAGATGAAAGTTCTTTCCCTTCCTACATCTCTGTAGATAAAAGCAATTTTAAGGGCGAACTTTTAGTTTCTCCAGAGCAAGATCAAATAGAGGCTCAACTTCCTCTACCTGTAGATGTTTCTGTTGTTTGTGAGTTCCTATCTCATAGAACATAA